The Desulfobulbaceae bacterium DB1 genome includes a region encoding these proteins:
- a CDS encoding electron transfer flavoprotein subunit alpha — protein MLLIDIDACIGCGLCEANCAFDAIHVVDGIAEVNENCTLCGGCVDFCEAGALKIEGRESEAVNNLSRWSGIWVFAEYRNGRIAPVTHELLGAGRKLADKKRVLLSAVLLTDARGTVPQELISYGADQVYVAEDPAFAHFTDDAYGNALEDLAKIHRPEVILAGATAMGRSFIPRVATSLKTGLTADCTQLEIQESDGALLQTRPAFGGNIMATIACANRRPQMATVRPLVMKAVIPDPDRSGTIIECVINPARLQSRVKVRKFVPLEGDQINLNEADIVVAGGRGLENEKGFALIRQLADQLGGAVAASRAAVDSGWIAYPHQVGQTGKTVSPKVYIACGISGAIQHLVGMQSSDTIIAINRDPDAPIFDVATYGVVGDVFEVLPKLINKLKEARAL, from the coding sequence ATGTTGTTGATTGATATAGACGCCTGTATCGGCTGTGGTTTGTGCGAAGCCAATTGCGCCTTTGATGCAATACATGTTGTTGACGGCATTGCGGAAGTGAATGAAAATTGTACCCTCTGCGGCGGTTGCGTCGATTTCTGCGAAGCAGGTGCATTAAAAATTGAAGGCAGGGAAAGCGAGGCGGTCAATAATCTTTCCCGCTGGTCCGGCATCTGGGTTTTTGCGGAATACCGTAACGGCCGGATTGCCCCTGTCACCCATGAACTGCTTGGTGCGGGCCGAAAACTTGCCGACAAAAAAAGAGTCCTCCTTTCAGCGGTGCTGTTGACCGATGCGCGTGGCACCGTGCCGCAGGAGTTGATATCCTACGGCGCCGACCAGGTGTATGTTGCCGAGGATCCGGCCTTTGCCCATTTTACCGATGATGCCTACGGCAATGCTCTTGAAGATCTGGCAAAGATCCACAGGCCCGAGGTCATTCTGGCCGGAGCCACGGCAATGGGGCGTTCATTCATTCCCCGGGTTGCCACGTCGCTCAAGACCGGGCTCACCGCCGATTGCACCCAGCTTGAAATCCAGGAAAGCGACGGCGCGCTGCTGCAGACCAGGCCGGCTTTCGGCGGCAATATCATGGCAACCATTGCCTGTGCCAATCGCAGGCCCCAAATGGCAACGGTCAGGCCGCTGGTGATGAAGGCGGTTATCCCTGATCCCGACCGCAGCGGCACCATAATCGAGTGCGTTATCAATCCGGCACGGTTGCAATCACGGGTCAAGGTTCGGAAGTTTGTGCCCCTGGAGGGTGACCAGATCAATCTCAACGAAGCTGATATCGTTGTTGCCGGAGGCCGGGGTCTGGAAAATGAAAAGGGATTTGCCCTTATTCGCCAACTTGCCGATCAGCTGGGCGGAGCGGTGGCTGCATCCCGGGCCGCGGTTGACAGCGGCTGGATTGCCTACCCGCATCAGGTCGGCCAGACCGGCAAAACCGTCAGCCCCAAAGTGTATATCGCCTGCGGAATTTCCGGGGCAATTCAGCATCTGGTCGGCATGCAGTCCTCCGACACCATTATCGCCATCAACCGTGATCCGGATGCCCCGATATTTGATGTGGCCACCTATGGTGTGGTCGGCGATGTTTTTGAGGTGCTGCCGAAGCTGATCAACAAACTGAAGGAAGCGCGCGCCCTTTAA
- a CDS encoding electron transfer flavoprotein subunit beta, translating into MKIIVCIKQVPDAKDVRLDPKTNTLSREGVQSIINPYDRHALEEAVRIKEQLGGTVTVVTMGPPQAAEILREAVSCGADEAVLVSDRAFAGADTLATTYTLSQAVKKLGGADLILCGKQAIDGDTAQVGPGLAVRMNMPYVTCVRKVVEAGKQSFVVERLMDDGYDEVEISLPALFTVVKEINEPRLPSLKGKMKAKKLVITTLTAADIDADVCQLGLKGSPTWVVKVFAPQLKGDRSMIEGTVDEKVDQLAAKLMEWC; encoded by the coding sequence ATGAAGATCATTGTCTGTATCAAGCAGGTTCCCGATGCCAAGGATGTTCGTCTTGACCCCAAGACCAACACCCTGTCCCGGGAAGGTGTCCAGTCCATAATCAATCCCTATGATCGTCATGCCCTTGAAGAGGCGGTTCGGATCAAGGAACAGCTCGGCGGAACCGTGACGGTTGTCACCATGGGCCCCCCCCAGGCCGCCGAGATATTGCGCGAAGCCGTTTCCTGCGGTGCCGATGAAGCCGTGCTGGTGTCTGATCGTGCTTTTGCCGGGGCTGACACCCTGGCAACCACATACACCCTGTCGCAGGCCGTCAAGAAACTCGGCGGCGCTGATCTGATTCTCTGCGGCAAGCAGGCCATCGACGGTGATACGGCCCAGGTGGGGCCTGGTCTTGCCGTGCGCATGAACATGCCTTATGTGACCTGTGTCAGGAAGGTGGTTGAGGCCGGGAAGCAATCATTTGTCGTCGAACGATTGATGGATGACGGCTATGATGAAGTGGAGATTTCCCTTCCCGCTCTTTTTACCGTGGTCAAGGAAATTAATGAACCGCGGCTGCCGTCGCTGAAAGGCAAAATGAAGGCCAAGAAACTTGTTATTACAACCCTTACGGCAGCCGATATCGATGCCGATGTGTGCCAGCTCGGATTGAAAGGGTCTCCTACCTGGGTGGTCAAGGTTTTTGCCCCGCAGTTGAAAGGTGACCGGTCAATGATCGAAGGCACGGTTGATGAAAAGGTCGATCAGTTGGCCGCAAAATTGATGGAATGGTGTTAG
- a CDS encoding acyl-CoA dehydrogenase gives MDYFLTEEQQMIVDVAKQITDELIIPQRAELDESEEFPREILDAVARADLFGLYIPEQYGGFGGGTFDIVLALEQFGRGCVGVATAFAASALGAFPILISGSDELKERYLPPIATGEKKAAFALTEANAGSDASGIQTTAVLDGDHWVLNGTKQWITNAGEAQVYTVVALTDKAKGPRGASMFVVEDTDPGFSYGVKEKKLGIRASSTRELIFKDCRIPKDRLVGRQGTGFITVMKTLDKSRPGIAILGVGLGQAAIDVAVTYAKQRVQFGKPIISFQAVQHMLADMAIQVEAARALVYSAAKHIDAHPKDMSKASSMCKVFATDMAMKVTVDAVQVLGGYGYMRDYPVEKMMRDAKILQIYEGTNQIQRNVVGQELNKEYT, from the coding sequence GTGGATTATTTTTTGACCGAAGAACAACAGATGATCGTGGATGTGGCCAAACAGATCACCGATGAACTGATTATCCCCCAGCGGGCTGAATTGGATGAATCCGAAGAATTTCCCAGGGAAATACTCGATGCCGTTGCCCGGGCCGATCTTTTCGGTCTTTATATTCCCGAGCAATACGGCGGATTCGGCGGCGGGACATTTGATATCGTTCTGGCCCTTGAGCAGTTCGGACGGGGTTGTGTCGGCGTTGCTACCGCTTTTGCCGCCAGTGCTCTCGGTGCTTTCCCCATTCTGATCAGCGGCAGCGATGAGCTGAAAGAAAGGTATCTGCCCCCTATCGCCACCGGCGAAAAAAAGGCCGCCTTTGCCCTTACCGAGGCCAATGCCGGATCCGATGCCTCCGGAATTCAGACCACCGCGGTCCTCGATGGTGATCATTGGGTGCTGAACGGTACCAAGCAGTGGATCACCAATGCCGGTGAAGCCCAGGTATACACGGTCGTTGCGTTGACCGACAAAGCCAAGGGACCCCGTGGTGCTTCCATGTTCGTCGTTGAAGATACCGATCCGGGATTTTCTTACGGCGTCAAGGAAAAGAAACTCGGAATCAGGGCCTCATCAACCAGGGAGCTGATTTTTAAGGATTGCCGTATACCCAAGGACCGACTTGTCGGCCGTCAGGGTACCGGTTTTATCACCGTCATGAAAACCCTGGATAAATCACGTCCCGGTATTGCCATCCTCGGTGTCGGACTCGGCCAGGCGGCGATTGATGTGGCCGTGACCTATGCCAAGCAGCGGGTTCAGTTCGGCAAGCCGATTATTTCCTTCCAGGCGGTCCAGCATATGCTGGCCGACATGGCCATTCAAGTCGAGGCGGCCCGCGCCCTGGTTTATTCCGCCGCCAAACATATTGATGCCCATCCCAAGGATATGTCCAAGGCGTCATCCATGTGCAAGGTTTTTGCCACGGACATGGCCATGAAGGTAACGGTTGATGCCGTGCAGGTCTTGGGCGGATACGGTTATATGCGCGATTATCCGGTGGAGAAAATGATGCGTGATGCGAAAATACTGCAGATTTACGAAGGAACCAACCAGATTCAGCGAAATGTGGTCGGGCAGGAACTGAACAAGGAGTATACATAA
- a CDS encoding 3-oxoacyl-ACP synthase, whose protein sequence is MTRMVVIGTGSSLPARVLSNADLEKLVDTSDEWITTRTGIKNRRIAAKGEETSKLAAEAGRRALEMAGIAADQLDVIILGTITAEMGMPSCACLVQKEIGAKNAFAFDLNAACSGFLYALDLAEKYIKADPGQKILVIGAETLSSRVNWEDRNTCVLFGDGAGACVVTGTDADSGMLAGRLFSDGSLYKLLFMNTASSMNKDLQLKDNDGAYIQMAGRDVFKYAVRSMEDAVKSVLEKERVSIEDVSLIIPHQANIRILQSLSDRLAVPIEKIYINLDKYGNTSAASIPIALDEANREGRIRRGDYLLLCAFGGGFTWGALLFRW, encoded by the coding sequence ATGACGCGAATGGTGGTCATCGGCACAGGCTCCTCCTTGCCTGCCCGCGTTTTGTCCAATGCGGATCTTGAGAAACTCGTTGATACCAGCGACGAATGGATAACCACGCGAACAGGAATCAAAAACCGTCGTATTGCCGCCAAGGGTGAGGAAACATCAAAGCTTGCCGCCGAGGCAGGTCGCCGGGCGCTGGAAATGGCGGGTATTGCCGCCGATCAGCTCGACGTGATCATTCTCGGCACCATCACCGCCGAGATGGGCATGCCATCCTGCGCCTGTCTGGTGCAGAAAGAGATCGGTGCGAAAAACGCCTTTGCCTTTGACCTTAATGCCGCCTGCTCCGGTTTTCTTTATGCCCTTGACCTGGCCGAAAAGTATATCAAGGCCGATCCCGGGCAAAAGATCCTGGTCATCGGCGCGGAAACCCTTTCCTCCAGGGTCAACTGGGAAGACCGCAATACCTGTGTCCTGTTCGGCGACGGGGCAGGGGCCTGCGTGGTCACCGGCACTGATGCAGACAGCGGCATGCTCGCCGGCCGGCTTTTTTCCGACGGCAGTCTCTATAAACTGCTTTTCATGAATACCGCGTCGAGCATGAACAAGGATTTGCAGCTGAAAGACAACGACGGCGCTTATATCCAAATGGCTGGTCGCGACGTCTTTAAATATGCAGTCCGCTCCATGGAGGATGCCGTCAAAAGCGTCCTTGAAAAGGAACGGGTTTCAATTGAGGATGTTTCCCTCATCATTCCCCATCAGGCCAATATACGGATTTTGCAAAGCCTGTCCGACCGGCTTGCCGTGCCTATCGAAAAAATCTACATTAATCTCGACAAATATGGTAATACATCGGCGGCGAGCATACCCATTGCCCTTGACGAGGCCAATCGTGAAGGCCGGATCCGCCGGGGGGATTACCTTCTGCTTTGTGCTTTCGGCGGAGGATTTACCTGGGGTGCTCTCCTGTTTCGATGGTAA
- a CDS encoding phosphate--acyl-ACP acyltransferase, whose product MRIALDAMGSDRGPAEMVAGAALAVREADVRVTLIGNEHEIRPAMEKEGISHLVDLVPTTQVVTMHDSPIEAIRKKIDSSIVVAFGMLKRGEVDAVVSPGNSGAVMAAAIKFLGRLKDISRPGIAGVFPTLKGPVVVMDVGANVDCRPKHLLQFGIMASAFSRVVFGVENPRVGLLSIGEEGGKGNALVKSTHGLLAASVLNYIGNVEGRDTFQGDVDVIVCDGFVGNVCLKLSEGLAEAILTMLRDEISKTMKAKLGYYLAKDAFMNFKKRVDYAEYGGAPLLGLNGTGVICHGRSNRLAIKNAIRVADELVRNKVNAHILTMLENTDIAAMDVEPGDVPAGAA is encoded by the coding sequence GTGCGTATAGCTCTTGATGCCATGGGAAGCGACCGCGGACCGGCGGAAATGGTAGCCGGTGCCGCGTTGGCTGTCCGTGAAGCGGATGTGCGCGTTACTTTGATCGGCAATGAGCACGAGATACGCCCTGCCATGGAAAAAGAGGGTATTTCTCATCTTGTCGATCTGGTTCCCACCACTCAGGTTGTCACCATGCATGATTCGCCCATTGAGGCGATTCGCAAGAAAATAGATTCCTCGATTGTCGTTGCTTTTGGAATGTTGAAAAGGGGAGAGGTCGATGCCGTGGTCAGTCCGGGTAATTCCGGCGCGGTCATGGCTGCCGCCATTAAATTTCTCGGCCGCCTGAAAGACATTTCCCGGCCGGGAATAGCCGGCGTCTTCCCTACCTTGAAAGGTCCGGTCGTGGTGATGGATGTCGGCGCCAATGTCGATTGCCGGCCAAAGCATCTCCTCCAGTTCGGCATCATGGCATCGGCCTTTTCCCGGGTCGTCTTCGGGGTGGAAAATCCGCGAGTCGGTTTGCTCAGCATCGGCGAAGAAGGCGGCAAGGGCAATGCCTTGGTCAAGAGCACCCATGGCCTGCTTGCCGCCAGTGTTTTGAATTACATCGGCAATGTGGAAGGGCGGGACACCTTTCAGGGAGATGTCGACGTCATTGTCTGTGACGGCTTTGTCGGCAATGTCTGCCTGAAACTGAGTGAAGGTCTGGCGGAAGCGATATTGACCATGCTTCGCGATGAAATCAGTAAGACCATGAAGGCCAAGCTGGGCTATTATCTGGCCAAGGACGCCTTTATGAATTTTAAAAAACGAGTGGATTACGCCGAATATGGCGGCGCCCCGCTTCTCGGCCTGAACGGCACGGGAGTAATCTGCCACGGCCGGTCGAACAGGCTGGCGATAAAAAATGCCATTCGCGTCGCCGATGAACTTGTGCGGAACAAGGTTAATGCTCACATCCTCACCATGCTTGAAAATACCGATATCGCTGCCATGGATGTCGAGCCGGGCGATGTCCCGGCTGGAGCGGCATAA
- a CDS encoding 50S ribosomal protein L32 encodes MALPKRRHSHSRTRKRRAHDALTAPSVAKCDSCGEPKLPHRLCSGCGSYKGRSVIELGDEELA; translated from the coding sequence ATGGCCTTACCGAAAAGAAGACACTCCCATTCCCGCACCAGAAAACGTCGTGCCCATGACGCATTGACCGCCCCATCCGTTGCAAAATGCGATTCCTGCGGCGAGCCCAAACTGCCTCATCGTCTCTGTTCCGGTTGCGGATCCTACAAAGGAAGATCCGTGATTGAACTGGGTGATGAGGAGCTTGCATAA
- a CDS encoding outer membrane lipid asymmetry maintenance protein MlaD: MKKTSVEFFVGVFLILSFFAFAYISLQFGEFSVFSKGNNYTLVAEFDSVSGLKKGASVSIAGVDVGKVSGIQLNDSQQARVELYLSRDVEITEDAIASIKTQGIIGDKYIRISQGGSDVYLQEGGLITETESAVDLEELISKYIFGDV, encoded by the coding sequence ATGAAAAAAACCAGTGTTGAATTTTTTGTCGGGGTCTTTCTGATCCTTTCTTTTTTTGCATTTGCCTATATTTCCTTGCAGTTCGGGGAATTTTCAGTTTTTTCCAAGGGAAACAATTATACCCTTGTCGCCGAGTTCGACAGTGTCTCCGGCCTGAAAAAAGGGGCTTCCGTGTCAATTGCCGGGGTTGATGTCGGCAAGGTGTCGGGTATTCAATTAAACGATTCCCAGCAGGCGCGGGTGGAACTCTATCTGTCACGGGATGTGGAAATAACGGAAGATGCCATCGCCTCGATAAAAACACAGGGCATTATCGGCGACAAGTATATCCGTATCAGTCAGGGCGGTTCCGATGTCTATCTGCAAGAAGGCGGATTGATCACCGAAACGGAATCAGCGGTTGACTTGGAAGAGCTGATCAGTAAATATATTTTCGGCGATGTTTGA
- a CDS encoding ABC transporter ATP-binding protein, with product MSNSVIEFKNVVKSFGAQRVLDGVNILFPKGKTTVIAGGSGQGKSVSLKLILGLLQPDSGEILVNGRDITGMRLKELNTVREKFGVLFQGGALLDSMTVYENVALPLRERTRCKAAEIDQRVREMLAQFELDGHEEKFPAQLSGGMRKRAGLARALMLQPEIMLFDEPTTGLDPLITMDIYRLFFKIQKQFGYTAIIVSHDIPKVFNLADQVVFLNKGKTVSFASPEDIFLSGDPHIISFATETMGHIYSSTVMEQ from the coding sequence ATGAGTAATTCGGTTATAGAATTTAAAAACGTTGTCAAGTCATTCGGTGCGCAACGTGTTCTTGACGGGGTCAATATCCTTTTCCCCAAGGGCAAAACCACGGTGATAGCCGGAGGCAGCGGACAGGGCAAAAGCGTCAGCCTCAAGCTTATTCTCGGCTTGCTGCAGCCGGATTCCGGTGAAATCCTGGTAAACGGCCGCGACATCACCGGCATGAGGTTGAAAGAGCTCAATACGGTGCGCGAGAAGTTCGGCGTTCTTTTTCAGGGCGGCGCGCTGCTTGATTCCATGACCGTTTACGAAAATGTTGCCTTGCCGTTGCGGGAAAGGACACGGTGCAAGGCCGCCGAGATAGATCAGCGCGTCCGGGAAATGCTTGCCCAGTTTGAACTCGACGGGCATGAAGAAAAATTCCCGGCACAACTCAGCGGCGGCATGCGAAAAAGGGCGGGGCTGGCCAGGGCCTTGATGCTCCAGCCGGAAATCATGCTGTTCGACGAGCCGACCACCGGACTTGATCCTTTGATTACCATGGATATCTACCGGCTTTTCTTTAAGATTCAAAAGCAGTTCGGGTATACCGCGATCATCGTCAGTCATGATATCCCCAAGGTGTTCAATCTGGCCGATCAGGTCGTTTTTCTGAACAAGGGGAAAACGGTTTCCTTTGCCAGCCCCGAAGATATTTTCCTGAGCGGCGACCCGCATATTATTTCCTTTGCCACTGAAACCATGGGGCATATTTATTCAAGCACAGTGATGGAACAGTAA
- a CDS encoding ABC transporter permease — translation MISLITRLGDSFLYAVRDQGRMGLFLLATLKGIFARPFRFREVVRQIRIIGANSFAVIFFTAIFTGMVLGLQGYYTLRKFGSEGLLGSAVALSLIRELGPVLTALMVTGRAGSAMCAEIGIMRNSEQLDALECMAVDPFRYLITPKFLATMISIPALTQIFNVVGIGGGYLAGVILLGVNPGAFYNGIEQSVVNQDINLGIVKSFVFALLVVWICTGRGYFVHVLRSAGFGAEGVSRATTQAVVLSSISVLIWDYLITAVML, via the coding sequence ATGATTTCCCTTATAACCAGGCTTGGTGACTCTTTTCTTTACGCGGTGCGTGATCAGGGGCGAATGGGTCTTTTCCTCCTCGCCACCCTGAAAGGGATATTTGCGCGCCCCTTTCGCTTCCGGGAAGTTGTCCGGCAAATCAGGATAATCGGCGCCAATTCCTTTGCGGTCATTTTTTTCACCGCCATTTTCACCGGCATGGTTCTTGGTCTGCAGGGCTACTATACCCTGCGAAAATTCGGCTCGGAAGGCCTGCTCGGTTCAGCCGTCGCCTTAAGCCTGATCCGTGAGCTCGGCCCGGTTTTGACCGCCCTGATGGTCACCGGTCGTGCCGGATCGGCCATGTGCGCCGAGATCGGCATCATGCGCAACTCGGAGCAGCTTGATGCATTGGAGTGCATGGCTGTCGATCCGTTTCGTTATCTTATCACCCCGAAATTTCTGGCAACCATGATTTCCATCCCGGCCCTTACCCAGATTTTTAATGTCGTGGGCATCGGCGGAGGATATCTCGCCGGGGTCATTCTCCTCGGGGTCAATCCGGGCGCCTTTTATAACGGGATTGAACAAAGTGTCGTCAACCAGGATATCAATCTCGGTATCGTCAAATCGTTTGTTTTTGCCCTTCTTGTCGTCTGGATCTGTACCGGCCGCGGTTATTTTGTCCATGTCTTGCGCAGTGCCGGTTTCGGCGCCGAAGGGGTCAGCCGCGCCACCACCCAGGCGGTGGTGCTTTCGTCAATTTCCGTTTTGATCTGGGATTATCTGATAACGGCTGTCATGCTATGA
- a CDS encoding YgiQ family radical SAM protein — protein sequence MNGKSGKEFLPASGREMRLRGWDRVDVVLVTGDAYVDHPAFGVALIGRLLESEGYRVAVLAQPRHDRVDDFKQFGPPRLFWGITAGNLDSIVANYSGNGKVRDVDQYSPGGNPYFGAARSKNERRRPDRATIRYANLARSAFPEVPIVLGGIEASLRRFVHYDYQQAKLRASILTDAKADLLIYGMGERAVLAAAERLDHGKGLDGIAGTCRRLTEAEFSLYPPDARLILPSFAEILQDRRMFLTAELEIDKRARSLSGTVLAQKQQAMWVVQYPPAAPLAVEEMDALYNLGFARKPHPAAGDVPAYRMICHSITIVRGCFGNCSFCAIARHQGPVVTSRSRESVLAEVKRVVRMDDFRGTISDLGGPTANLYGLGCRIKDCKRHDCLFDGGCRHLVVDETPLFHLLDKVSAMEGVKNVFVSSGLRMELLLQTPRLLKKLLIDHTPGAMKIAPEHTVPHVLRLMHKQKSDVLPAFVALCSQVGRESGKKVMLTPYFISSHPGCTVADMTTLMKEITKLGLSVRQFQDFTPTPGTISTAMYVSGLDRDTLQPIHVASGAGERMQQRKVLENNMKSAKDSRRK from the coding sequence ATGAACGGCAAATCCGGAAAAGAGTTTTTGCCGGCATCCGGGCGGGAAATGCGTTTGCGTGGTTGGGACCGGGTGGACGTGGTGCTGGTAACGGGCGATGCCTATGTGGACCATCCTGCTTTTGGCGTTGCCTTGATCGGCAGACTGCTTGAGTCCGAAGGGTACAGGGTTGCCGTGTTGGCCCAACCCCGCCATGACCGGGTTGACGATTTCAAGCAGTTTGGACCACCCCGGCTTTTCTGGGGAATAACCGCGGGCAATCTTGATTCCATTGTCGCCAATTATTCCGGCAACGGCAAGGTGCGCGATGTGGATCAGTATTCGCCGGGCGGAAATCCTTATTTCGGCGCCGCGCGCAGTAAAAACGAAAGGCGCCGGCCCGACCGGGCCACCATCCGTTATGCGAATCTTGCGCGCAGTGCCTTCCCTGAGGTGCCGATTGTTCTGGGGGGGATTGAGGCATCACTGCGCCGTTTTGTCCATTATGATTACCAGCAGGCCAAGCTGCGGGCATCGATTTTGACTGACGCCAAAGCGGATCTGCTGATTTACGGCATGGGGGAACGGGCGGTGCTTGCGGCGGCGGAAAGGCTTGACCATGGAAAGGGCCTTGACGGTATCGCCGGCACATGTCGGCGCTTGACCGAGGCGGAATTTTCCCTGTACCCTCCGGATGCTCGCCTGATATTGCCCTCCTTTGCGGAAATTCTGCAGGATCGCCGGATGTTTCTCACGGCGGAGCTTGAGATCGACAAACGTGCCCGCTCATTGTCCGGCACCGTGCTGGCGCAAAAGCAACAGGCCATGTGGGTGGTGCAATACCCTCCTGCCGCCCCCCTTGCAGTCGAAGAAATGGATGCGTTGTACAATCTTGGATTTGCCCGCAAGCCCCATCCCGCTGCCGGCGACGTTCCCGCCTACCGGATGATTTGCCATTCCATAACCATTGTCAGGGGGTGTTTCGGTAACTGTTCCTTCTGCGCGATTGCCAGGCACCAGGGGCCGGTTGTCACTTCCCGCAGCCGGGAATCCGTCTTGGCAGAGGTCAAACGGGTTGTCCGGATGGATGATTTTCGCGGCACCATAAGCGATCTCGGCGGACCGACCGCCAATCTGTACGGGCTTGGCTGCCGGATCAAGGACTGCAAGCGGCATGATTGTCTTTTCGATGGAGGATGCCGCCATCTGGTCGTGGACGAGACCCCTTTGTTTCACCTGCTGGACAAGGTGAGCGCGATGGAAGGGGTAAAGAATGTTTTTGTTTCCTCCGGCCTGCGCATGGAATTGCTTCTGCAGACTCCCCGTTTGTTGAAAAAATTGTTGATTGATCACACGCCGGGGGCCATGAAAATAGCCCCTGAACATACCGTGCCCCATGTATTGCGGCTGATGCATAAACAGAAAAGCGATGTGCTGCCGGCATTTGTCGCACTGTGCAGTCAGGTGGGGCGGGAATCGGGCAAAAAGGTGATGCTGACTCCCTATTTTATATCCTCCCATCCGGGCTGTACCGTTGCGGACATGACGACGCTGATGAAGGAAATCACAAAACTTGGACTGTCGGTCCGCCAGTTCCAGGATTTTACGCCAACCCCGGGAACCATCTCAACCGCCATGTATGTCAGCGGACTCGACCGTGACACCTTGCAGCCGATACATGTCGCCTCCGGCGCCGGAGAAAGGATGCAGCAACGGAAAGTTCTTGAAAATAATATGAAATCCGCAAAGGATTCCCGGAGAAAATAG
- a CDS encoding AAA family ATPase, whose protein sequence is MTTATTDNRPLAERIRPQQLSEFAGQEHLLGEGKMLWRLLEESRLPSLILWGPPGTGKTTLARILARSTESAFIFFSAVLAGVKEIRQIIEEARQNQLAGMSTILFVDEIHRFNKAQQDAFLPHVESGLIILIGATTENPSFQIVAPLLSRCRVLTLTPLTPADLRIIFQRALLDEKNGLGGRNLVFDEQAIDYLIAMADGDARRLLNSMEIALSLATEQDNGTRHVTREAVKDALQRTSLRYDADGEEHYNLISALHKSLRDSDPDGSLYWLARMLKSGEDPLYIARRLIRFASEDVGNADPQALAVTLNARESYHMLGSPEGELALAQAVIYLSTAPKSNATYLAYNLVMKDIERTGSLPVPLHIRNAPTRLMKELGYGKGYQYAHDSPLALVDQDHLPEELCGARYYEPTNRGHEATIKDRLTKWRLILSQKKPQK, encoded by the coding sequence ATGACAACGGCGACAACAGACAATCGACCACTGGCTGAGCGAATACGTCCCCAACAGCTCAGCGAATTTGCCGGCCAGGAGCACCTGTTGGGCGAAGGCAAAATGCTGTGGCGCCTTCTTGAGGAAAGCAGGCTGCCGTCGCTCATTCTCTGGGGGCCGCCGGGAACCGGCAAAACGACCCTGGCGCGGATTCTCGCCCGCTCCACCGAATCCGCTTTTATCTTTTTTTCCGCGGTTCTCGCCGGGGTCAAGGAAATCCGTCAGATAATCGAAGAGGCCCGGCAAAACCAGCTTGCCGGCATGTCAACCATCCTTTTTGTCGATGAAATCCACCGTTTCAACAAGGCGCAGCAGGACGCCTTTTTACCCCATGTGGAAAGCGGGCTGATTATTTTAATCGGCGCGACCACGGAAAATCCTTCCTTCCAGATCGTCGCCCCCCTTCTCTCCCGTTGCCGTGTTCTCACCCTCACGCCGCTGACCCCCGCGGATCTGCGGATTATATTCCAGCGCGCCCTGCTGGATGAAAAAAACGGCCTCGGCGGACGGAACCTTGTCTTCGACGAACAGGCAATCGACTATCTCATCGCCATGGCGGACGGCGATGCCCGCCGCCTTTTAAACAGCATGGAAATTGCCCTTTCCCTGGCAACGGAACAAGACAACGGCACCCGTCATGTCACTCGGGAAGCGGTCAAAGATGCCCTGCAACGCACCAGCCTGCGTTATGATGCGGACGGAGAAGAACATTACAACCTGATTTCCGCCCTGCATAAAAGCCTGCGGGACAGCGATCCTGACGGCTCCCTCTACTGGCTCGCCCGGATGCTGAAATCAGGCGAGGATCCCCTTTATATCGCCCGGCGACTCATTCGTTTCGCCTCCGAGGATGTGGGTAATGCCGACCCCCAGGCCCTGGCCGTGACCCTCAACGCCAGGGAGTCCTACCACATGCTTGGCTCCCCGGAGGGCGAACTTGCCCTGGCCCAGGCGGTCATCTATCTTTCCACCGCGCCAAAAAGCAATGCAACATACCTTGCCTACAATCTGGTCATGAAGGATATCGAACGGACCGGCAGTTTGCCGGTGCCGCTGCATATTCGCAACGCCCCGACCCGACTCATGAAAGAGCTTGGCTACGGCAAGGGATATCAATACGCCCATGACTCACCTCTGGCCCTGGTTGACCAGGATCATCTGCCCGAGGAACTCTGCGGCGCCCGCTATTATGAACCGACCAACCGAGGCCATGAGGCAACCATCAAGGACCGCTTGACCAAATGGCGGCTCATCCTTTCACAAAAAAAACCTCAAAAATAA